In Tripterygium wilfordii isolate XIE 37 chromosome 23, ASM1340144v1, whole genome shotgun sequence, one genomic interval encodes:
- the LOC119992772 gene encoding secreted RxLR effector protein 161-like: MRYFLGLEVLQQDNGIFLYQQKYAREVLERFQMADCNSIHNPIVPGTKLMKDLMGELVDDTFYKQLVGSLMYLTSTRGGNLQLVGYSDSDYAGDVEDRKSTSSFLYLLSSGAVSWSSHKQLVVTLSTTEVEFVAAASCAC, encoded by the exons ATGAGGTATTTTCTTGGTTTAGAAGTATTGCAGCAGGACAATGGAATTTTTCTCTATCAACAAAAGTATGCTCGTGAAGTCTTAGAGAGGTTTCAAATGGCTGACTGCAATTCAATACACAATCCCATTGTTCCAGGCACAAAGTTAATGAAAGATCTGATGGGAGAGCTAGTGGATGATACTTTCTATAAACAACTAGTGGGCAGCTTGATGTATTTAACCTCCACCAG GGGAGGGAACCTCCAGCTTGTGGGATATTCTGACAGTGATTATGCAGGAGATGTTGAAGATCGCAAAAGCACTTCAAGTTTTCTGTATTTATTAAGTTCAGGGGCTGTGTCTTGGTCCTCTCACAAGCAACTTGTTGTCACGTTGTCCACTACGGAAGTAGAATTTGTTGCAGCAGCTTCTTGCGCATGTTag